One part of the Parasphingorhabdus sp. SCSIO 66989 genome encodes these proteins:
- a CDS encoding type I restriction endonuclease yields MEIESSMTELRAKLKEHKEILETEESAKTSLILPFLRALGYDIFNPSEVKAEFTADVGTKKGEKVDYALCVDGEVVLLVECKPVTNDLSIKHANQLFRYFTATTARVALLTNGKNYEFYTDSDRTNMMDESPFFTFDLESHTASDLKQLAAFKRADFDVERIVEQAGHLKLQTLVTKELRKELSEPSDDFVRTIASRLHDGSVTEAVRNRFKPVITQSISALIREGVNERLRNAMQHGEEGEPALDESEVASDGIETTEVEMEGYQIVRAICAKSIDPSRVVIRDAKSYCAILMDNNNRKTIARLHFNSATSRHIGLFSGKAETRQAVDSPMDIYKYSDDILSRITELDT; encoded by the coding sequence ATGGAAATAGAATCAAGTATGACCGAGCTACGGGCAAAACTGAAAGAGCACAAAGAGATATTAGAAACAGAGGAATCGGCAAAAACATCGCTCATATTGCCATTCCTGCGTGCGCTTGGATACGATATTTTCAATCCATCTGAAGTTAAGGCTGAGTTTACCGCTGACGTTGGTACCAAAAAAGGTGAGAAGGTTGATTATGCACTCTGCGTAGATGGAGAAGTAGTTCTGTTGGTTGAATGCAAACCTGTCACAAACGACCTCTCAATCAAACATGCAAATCAGCTTTTTAGGTACTTTACCGCCACTACAGCGCGTGTAGCTTTGCTGACTAATGGTAAAAACTATGAATTTTATACTGATTCAGATCGCACCAACATGATGGACGAAAGTCCGTTTTTTACGTTCGACCTTGAAAGCCATACTGCGTCGGATCTCAAACAGCTAGCCGCGTTCAAAAGAGCTGATTTTGATGTAGAACGTATAGTAGAACAGGCTGGCCATCTTAAGCTTCAAACACTCGTGACCAAGGAATTGCGCAAAGAGCTTTCTGAACCATCTGACGATTTCGTCCGAACCATCGCGTCCCGCCTACATGATGGCAGCGTCACAGAAGCCGTACGAAATCGTTTCAAACCCGTAATTACCCAGTCCATTAGCGCGCTTATTCGAGAAGGCGTAAACGAGCGTCTGCGAAATGCCATGCAACATGGCGAGGAAGGCGAACCTGCGCTCGATGAGAGCGAAGTTGCATCTGATGGCATTGAAACGACAGAAGTCGAAATGGAAGGCTATCAAATTGTTAGAGCAATTTGCGCAAAATCTATTGATCCCTCTCGTGTGGTGATCAGGGATGCAAAATCCTACTGCGCCATCCTTATGGACAATAACAACCGCAAAACCATAGCTAGGTTACACTTCAACAGCGCAACATCTCGTCATATCGGACTGTTTTCGGGCAAGGCTGAAACTCGCCAAGCAGTCGATAGTCCTATGGATATCTACAAATACTCGGACGACATTCTCAGCCGGATCACCGAACTAGACACATAA
- a CDS encoding ABCB family ABC transporter ATP-binding protein/permease produces MPPDTSRPDDALPDWGVVRRFLPYLWPKDAPGLRLRIVVALSLILISKAIVLSMPFAFKAAVDAMSGETSEAVTLIMALVGLYALARFGAVVSDNIRNIVFERVGQRATQQLAEHVFVRLHRLSLRFHLARRTGEITKVIERGTKSIDIMLYFLLFNIAPTIIELTAVLVIFWINFGWPLVAATLVMVALYTIFTSRITEWRSKLRAEMNNLDSEALAKAVDSLLNYETVKYFGAEDRESARYQTATRAYADAAVTSENSLALLNIGQSFITNLMMGGAMAFTVWGWSTGRLSVGDLVLVNGLLLQLFRPLDLLGMVYRTIRQGLVDMAAMFTLIDTEAEVTDKPGAQPLALADTGVRFDNVSFGYDDDRMILNGLSFEVGAGETLAIVGPSGAGKSTIARLLFRFYDAKSGAVMIGGENVANVTQASVRNAIGIVPQDTVLFNDTIGYNIAYGHGDADKATVREAAQGAAIAGFIEGLPQGYDTPVGERGLKLSGGEKQRVAIARTLVKNPPILVLDEATSALDSRTEEAILDTLRDIAQQRTTLVIAHRLSTVTHADRIIVLDKGKVAESGTHQELLAKNGLYAEMWARQAADDSADQDDMETVGS; encoded by the coding sequence ATGCCACCCGATACCTCCCGCCCCGATGATGCCTTGCCCGATTGGGGCGTGGTACGGCGCTTTCTGCCCTATCTCTGGCCCAAAGATGCGCCCGGATTGCGGCTAAGGATTGTTGTAGCGCTGTCGCTGATCCTGATCAGCAAGGCGATTGTCCTCTCCATGCCCTTTGCCTTCAAGGCGGCGGTGGATGCGATGTCGGGTGAGACATCCGAAGCGGTGACGCTGATTATGGCGCTGGTCGGGCTTTATGCCTTGGCGCGATTTGGCGCGGTGGTTTCGGACAATATCCGCAATATTGTGTTTGAACGCGTTGGCCAGCGCGCGACGCAGCAACTGGCGGAGCATGTGTTTGTCCGCCTGCATCGCCTGTCCTTGCGCTTTCATCTCGCCCGCCGCACTGGTGAAATCACCAAGGTGATCGAACGCGGCACCAAGAGCATCGACATCATGCTCTATTTCCTGTTGTTCAATATCGCGCCGACGATCATCGAGCTGACCGCGGTGCTGGTGATCTTCTGGATCAATTTCGGCTGGCCACTGGTGGCGGCGACTCTGGTTATGGTGGCGCTCTATACCATTTTCACCAGCCGCATCACCGAGTGGCGCAGCAAGTTGCGGGCCGAGATGAACAATCTCGACAGCGAGGCATTGGCCAAGGCGGTGGACTCGCTGCTCAACTATGAGACGGTGAAATATTTCGGTGCGGAGGACCGCGAAAGTGCGCGCTATCAGACCGCCACCCGCGCCTATGCCGATGCTGCCGTCACATCGGAAAACTCGCTGGCGCTGCTTAATATAGGCCAGTCTTTTATCACCAATCTGATGATGGGCGGCGCGATGGCGTTTACCGTTTGGGGCTGGTCCACCGGGCGGCTGTCTGTGGGTGACCTGGTGTTAGTCAACGGCCTGCTGCTGCAACTTTTCCGCCCGCTGGACCTGCTCGGCATGGTCTATCGCACCATCCGTCAGGGTCTGGTCGACATGGCGGCGATGTTTACCCTGATTGATACTGAAGCCGAAGTCACCGACAAACCGGGCGCGCAGCCATTGGCACTGGCCGACACCGGCGTGCGTTTTGATAATGTCAGCTTCGGCTATGATGATGACCGGATGATCCTCAATGGCCTGAGCTTTGAGGTTGGTGCGGGGGAGACGCTGGCGATTGTCGGCCCTTCAGGCGCAGGCAAATCGACCATCGCCCGGCTGCTCTTCCGCTTTTACGATGCTAAAAGCGGCGCGGTGATGATCGGCGGCGAGAATGTTGCCAATGTCACTCAGGCCTCGGTACGCAATGCCATCGGCATCGTGCCGCAGGATACCGTGCTGTTCAATGATACCATCGGCTATAATATCGCTTATGGTCATGGCGATGCTGATAAGGCGACCGTCCGCGAAGCCGCGCAAGGCGCCGCCATTGCAGGATTTATCGAGGGCTTGCCCCAAGGCTATGATACCCCGGTCGGCGAACGCGGCCTGAAACTCTCCGGCGGCGAAAAACAGCGTGTTGCCATCGCCCGAACCTTGGTGAAAAATCCGCCGATTTTGGTCCTCGACGAAGCCACCAGCGCCCTCGACAGTCGCACCGAAGAAGCGATCCTCGATACGTTACGCGATATTGCCCAGCAACGCACAACATTGGTAATCGCGCATCGCCTGTCGACCGTTACCCATGCCGACCGGATTATTGTTCTCGATAAGGGCAAGGTGGCAGAAAGCGGGACACATCAGGAATTGCTGGCCAAAAATGGTCTCTATGCCGAAATGTGGGCGCGCCAGGCCGCCGATGATTCTGCGGATCAGGACGACATGGAGACCGTCGGATCATGA
- a CDS encoding GMC family oxidoreductase: protein MAEYDVIVIGGGSAGSAVAGRLSEDPNISVCLLEAGGRNNGVRVKTPGLMPFLPGNTNWNFETVPQKGLNGRIGYQPRGRGLGGSSAINAMIYIRGHRWDYDNWAAGGCTGWAYDDVLPYFRKAESNVHGGCDYHGGDGPLSVSDQKWPNPLSTAFVEAARELQLPHNPDFNGATQQGYGLYQVTQKEGERWSAARAYIEPHRDRANLDIRTGALVARLETDAGRVTGVTLKKAFGEETLTARHAVVLSAGAFGTPHILQLSGIGPGEHLQAHGLNVVQDNPHIGSHLQDHIDYVASFETPASKDSFGNSLSGTVRMGKALIEHRRQRTGILTTPYAESGGFTRTHPDAPAPDVQYHFVPAMLEDHGREKVSGHGFSCHACVLRPESMGTVRLASTNPKAAPAIDPNFLDDDHDIAVMRAGVRNMYRIFQSPALAQYQPKDRYPVDLDDDAALDEMIRNRADTVYHPVGTCRMGANDDDPLTPRLKFRGLEGLYVADASIMPKLVSGNTNAPSIMIGERCAEFMKEDMRA from the coding sequence ATGGCAGAATATGACGTGATCGTCATTGGCGGCGGCAGTGCGGGCAGCGCGGTGGCCGGACGATTGAGCGAAGACCCCAATATCTCGGTGTGTTTGCTGGAGGCCGGTGGCCGCAATAATGGTGTGCGGGTCAAGACACCGGGGCTGATGCCGTTTCTGCCCGGTAACACCAATTGGAACTTTGAGACGGTGCCGCAAAAGGGGCTGAACGGGCGTATCGGCTATCAGCCGCGCGGCCGTGGTCTTGGCGGATCAAGCGCGATCAACGCGATGATCTATATTCGCGGCCATCGCTGGGATTATGACAATTGGGCCGCCGGGGGCTGCACCGGTTGGGCCTATGATGATGTGCTGCCCTATTTCCGCAAGGCGGAGAGCAATGTGCACGGCGGCTGTGACTATCATGGCGGCGATGGTCCGCTATCGGTGAGCGATCAGAAATGGCCCAATCCGCTGAGCACCGCCTTTGTCGAGGCGGCACGTGAACTGCAATTGCCGCATAATCCCGATTTCAATGGCGCGACCCAGCAGGGCTATGGCCTGTATCAGGTGACACAGAAGGAAGGCGAGCGCTGGAGCGCTGCGCGGGCCTATATCGAGCCCCATCGTGACCGTGCCAATCTCGACATCCGCACCGGTGCTCTGGTGGCGCGACTGGAGACGGATGCAGGGCGTGTCACCGGCGTGACGCTGAAAAAAGCCTTTGGTGAGGAAACACTGACCGCACGCCATGCGGTTGTACTCTCTGCCGGGGCCTTTGGCACGCCGCATATCCTGCAGCTTTCCGGCATCGGCCCGGGCGAGCATCTGCAGGCCCATGGTCTCAATGTGGTGCAGGATAATCCGCATATCGGATCGCATCTGCAGGACCATATTGACTATGTCGCCAGCTTTGAGACGCCGGCAAGCAAGGACAGTTTCGGCAATTCGCTCAGTGGCACGGTCCGCATGGGCAAGGCGCTGATTGAGCATCGCCGCCAGCGCACCGGCATTTTGACCACGCCCTATGCCGAATCCGGCGGTTTCACCCGCACCCATCCCGATGCCCCCGCGCCCGATGTGCAATATCACTTCGTCCCGGCGATGCTCGAAGACCATGGGCGTGAGAAGGTGTCGGGCCATGGCTTTAGTTGTCATGCCTGCGTGCTGCGCCCGGAGAGCATGGGCACGGTGCGGCTGGCCAGCACCAACCCCAAGGCAGCACCGGCGATTGATCCCAACTTTCTCGACGATGACCACGATATCGCAGTGATGCGCGCCGGGGTGCGCAATATGTATCGCATTTTCCAATCGCCTGCGCTGGCGCAATATCAGCCCAAGGACCGCTACCCGGTCGATCTGGACGATGATGCGGCGCTCGATGAGATGATCCGCAACCGCGCAGACACGGTTTATCATCCGGTAGGCACCTGCCGCATGGGTGCTAATGATGATGACCCACTGACGCCGCGCCTCAAGTTCCGCGGGCTGGAAGGGCTTTATGTTGCCGATGCCAGCATCATGCCCAAGCTGGTCAGCGGCAACACCAATGCGCCGAGCATCATGATCGGCGAGCGCTGCGCCGAATTTATGAAAGAGGATATGCGGGCGTAA
- a CDS encoding Fic family protein yields MNFDALTAKKKLLDDYRPLAPELVRNLDDWFRVELTYTSNAIEGNTLTRRETALVVDKGITVGGKSLVEHLETTNHARALDWVRAQIARTPASLTEKDILHIHEVILKGIDDANCGHYRSVPVRISGSAVVLPNPRKVPDLMHNFILWLRQSAELHPIDLAAEAHYRLVTIHPFVDGNGRSARLLMNMLLLMSGYPPAIIRKQDRLAYIASLEKAQTGGTKEDHVKIIAKAVDRSLDIYLRAAAGEEAEPEQSDTLLKIGELAKQVDEANSTIRHWTKEGLLSVAEITEAGYQLYAPEMIQRVKQIQTLKAQRFTLKEIREKLP; encoded by the coding sequence ATGAACTTTGACGCCCTCACCGCAAAAAAGAAGCTGCTCGACGATTATCGCCCGCTGGCACCAGAGCTTGTACGCAATCTCGATGACTGGTTTCGGGTAGAGCTGACCTATACCAGTAATGCGATTGAGGGAAATACGCTCACCCGGCGGGAGACCGCGCTGGTGGTCGATAAGGGGATTACCGTTGGCGGCAAATCGCTGGTCGAACATCTTGAGACCACCAACCATGCCCGGGCTCTCGACTGGGTGCGGGCGCAGATTGCGCGCACACCGGCCAGCCTGACCGAGAAGGACATTCTCCATATCCATGAGGTGATCCTGAAGGGCATTGATGATGCCAATTGCGGCCATTATCGCTCGGTCCCGGTGAGGATTTCAGGTTCAGCCGTGGTCCTGCCCAATCCGCGTAAAGTACCTGATCTGATGCACAATTTTATTCTCTGGTTGAGGCAGAGTGCGGAACTGCATCCGATCGATCTCGCTGCAGAGGCGCATTATCGGCTGGTGACTATTCATCCCTTTGTCGATGGCAATGGCCGCAGCGCGCGTCTGTTGATGAACATGCTCCTGCTCATGTCGGGCTATCCACCCGCCATCATCCGCAAACAGGACCGGCTGGCCTATATCGCGTCGCTGGAGAAGGCTCAGACGGGCGGCACCAAGGAGGACCATGTCAAGATAATAGCCAAGGCGGTTGATCGTTCGCTGGATATCTATCTGCGCGCCGCCGCGGGCGAAGAGGCAGAGCCGGAGCAAAGCGATACGCTGCTCAAGATCGGCGAGCTGGCCAAGCAGGTGGACGAGGCAAATTCGACTATCCGCCATTGGACCAAAGAAGGGTTGTTGTCCGTTGCCGAAATCACCGAAGCGGGCTACCAGCTTTACGCGCCTGAGATGATACAACGGGTGAAGCAGATACAAACACTCAAGGCGCAGCGATTTACACTGAAAGAGATCAGGGAAAAACTGCCCTGA
- a CDS encoding sterol desaturase family protein: protein MPDLPDPTQIAIPLFIGAILLELWVVRKRNRLAYDPQDTFTSLMLGLGSTVSGLLTGGFFFAAAMWLYQYRIFDIGFVWWAWPVAFVLDDLAYYWKHRLGHRMRWMWAAHVIHHSSQHYNLSTALRQTWTGFITPGFLISIPLFLLGFHPLLVAFCAGINLVYQFWIHTEAIDKMPRWFEAVMNTPSHHRVHHATNPRYLDSNYAGVFIIWDKMFGSFVPETDEEEIRYGIVKQLGSFNVLWAAFHEWIGIAQDMWHAPDWKARLNYLIRPPGWTHDNSRLTSDSIKARWQAERDEAGQGSPKPLSPPVVEPAE, encoded by the coding sequence ATGCCTGACCTCCCCGATCCGACGCAGATTGCGATCCCGCTGTTTATCGGCGCGATCCTGTTAGAGCTATGGGTTGTCCGCAAGCGCAACCGGCTTGCCTATGATCCGCAGGATACCTTTACCTCGCTGATGCTGGGCTTGGGCAGCACCGTTTCCGGGCTGCTCACCGGCGGCTTTTTCTTTGCCGCCGCGATGTGGCTCTATCAGTACCGTATCTTTGATATCGGCTTTGTCTGGTGGGCCTGGCCCGTGGCCTTTGTGCTCGATGATCTGGCTTATTATTGGAAACATCGGCTTGGCCATCGCATGCGCTGGATGTGGGCGGCGCATGTTATCCATCACTCCAGCCAGCATTATAATCTCTCCACCGCACTCAGGCAGACATGGACCGGCTTTATCACCCCCGGCTTCCTCATCTCTATCCCGCTGTTCCTGCTCGGTTTCCATCCATTGCTGGTGGCCTTTTGCGCCGGTATCAATCTGGTCTATCAATTCTGGATTCATACCGAAGCGATCGACAAAATGCCGCGCTGGTTTGAGGCAGTGATGAATACGCCATCGCATCACCGTGTGCATCATGCTACCAATCCGCGCTATCTCGACAGTAATTATGCAGGCGTCTTTATCATATGGGACAAGATGTTCGGCAGTTTTGTTCCCGAGACTGACGAAGAAGAGATACGCTATGGCATTGTCAAACAGCTGGGCAGCTTCAATGTGCTATGGGCCGCATTTCATGAATGGATCGGTATAGCGCAGGATATGTGGCACGCACCCGACTGGAAGGCGCGGCTCAACTATCTGATCCGCCCGCCGGGATGGACACATGACAATAGCCGCCTGACCAGCGACAGCATCAAGGCACGCTGGCAGGCGGAGCGCGATGAGGCCGGGCAGGGATCGCCCAAACCGCTGTCGCCGCCTGTCGTTGAACCGGCGGAATAA
- the recQ gene encoding DNA helicase RecQ — MTATTITDPQEILRQTFGFSGFRGKQEAVVSRVLRGENTLAVMPTGAGKSLCYQLPALARSGTAIVISPLIALMHDQIRAAKAVGIRAAAMTSADHDNAATADRLRRGELDLLYIAPERATMGAFQNLLSAIDISLFAIDEAHCVSEWGHDFRPDYRLLRPLLDQFQHVPRLALTATADKVTREDILHQLGIPLEGLVLAGFDRPNIRYAITPRKNAGKQIIDFLARNPGAGIVYAPSRKKTETIAAQIAATGRPVGVYHAGLPPEQRAAAQAEFVRSEDMVMVATIAFGMGIDKPDVRFVIHAGLPKSLEAYYQETGRAGRDGDPAEAQLFWGATDFAQARQWLGEIEENRLAAERARLNALAALVETPGCRRAILLKHFGEDPPETCDNCDNCDNPPTVLNVSEMAQKLLSAVYRTGQSFGIMHLEKVLTGQPDDKVLARGHDRLSVFGIVSAEDAPLLRPVMRTLMAHEMLVTTDHGGLALGPTARPVLRGEQRVSIAEPPKKKPRNRVRSQTPNPVGDPLFDALRAKRTELAQERNVPPYVIFHDSVLRAMASDRPVSPMEMAQISGVGTKKLEAYGDAFLDVIRRF; from the coding sequence ATGACCGCTACCACCATAACCGATCCGCAGGAGATTCTGCGTCAGACCTTTGGGTTTTCTGGCTTTCGCGGCAAGCAGGAAGCGGTGGTCAGTCGGGTATTGCGCGGTGAGAATACGCTCGCGGTGATGCCCACCGGCGCGGGGAAATCGCTGTGTTATCAGCTCCCTGCATTGGCGCGATCCGGCACCGCGATTGTTATCTCACCGCTGATTGCGCTGATGCATGATCAGATCCGCGCGGCCAAGGCAGTGGGGATCAGAGCAGCAGCGATGACCTCTGCCGATCACGATAATGCGGCCACTGCGGACCGGTTACGCCGCGGTGAACTGGATCTGCTCTATATCGCCCCCGAACGAGCCACAATGGGCGCATTTCAGAACCTGCTGTCTGCCATAGACATCTCTCTATTTGCTATCGACGAGGCGCATTGTGTCTCTGAATGGGGGCATGATTTCCGCCCCGATTATCGCCTGCTGCGTCCGCTGCTTGACCAGTTCCAACATGTGCCAAGGCTGGCGCTGACGGCGACGGCAGATAAGGTAACGCGCGAGGATATTCTGCATCAGCTCGGTATCCCGCTAGAGGGCCTGGTGCTTGCCGGGTTTGACCGCCCCAATATCCGCTACGCCATCACCCCGCGCAAAAATGCCGGTAAGCAGATTATCGACTTTCTCGCCCGTAATCCGGGTGCCGGGATTGTCTATGCACCAAGCCGCAAAAAGACCGAGACAATTGCCGCGCAGATCGCCGCCACCGGTCGCCCGGTGGGCGTCTATCATGCCGGTCTTCCGCCGGAGCAGCGCGCTGCGGCGCAGGCGGAATTTGTGCGTTCAGAAGATATGGTGATGGTCGCCACCATCGCTTTTGGCATGGGGATCGACAAGCCCGATGTGCGCTTTGTGATTCATGCTGGCCTGCCCAAATCGCTTGAGGCCTATTATCAGGAAACCGGGCGCGCGGGCCGCGATGGTGATCCGGCAGAGGCACAGCTTTTCTGGGGTGCGACCGATTTTGCCCAGGCGCGGCAATGGCTCGGCGAGATTGAGGAAAACCGTCTGGCGGCCGAGCGGGCGCGGCTTAATGCGCTGGCGGCATTGGTCGAAACACCGGGTTGCCGCCGTGCGATATTGCTCAAGCATTTCGGTGAAGACCCGCCCGAGACCTGTGACAATTGTGATAATTGCGACAATCCGCCCACTGTACTCAATGTCTCCGAGATGGCGCAAAAGCTGTTAAGCGCCGTCTATCGCACCGGGCAGAGCTTTGGCATTATGCATCTGGAAAAGGTGCTGACCGGTCAGCCGGATGACAAGGTGCTGGCGCGCGGGCATGATCGGCTATCGGTGTTCGGCATTGTCAGCGCCGAGGACGCGCCTCTGCTGCGTCCCGTCATGCGGACGTTGATGGCGCATGAAATGCTGGTGACTACCGATCATGGCGGGCTTGCTTTGGGGCCAACGGCGCGGCCGGTGCTGCGCGGTGAGCAACGGGTTAGCATCGCAGAACCGCCAAAGAAAAAGCCTCGCAATCGCGTGCGCTCACAGACACCTAATCCAGTTGGCGATCCGCTGTTTGATGCTTTGCGCGCCAAACGCACCGAACTGGCGCAAGAGCGCAATGTGCCGCCCTATGTTATCTTTCACGACAGCGTGCTGCGCGCTATGGCCAGCGACCGGCCTGTCTCGCCCATGGAAATGGCGCAGATTTCCGGCGTTGGTACGAAAAAGCTGGAGGCTTATGGTGATGCGTTTCTGGATGTGATCCGGCGGTTTTAG
- a CDS encoding GNAT family N-acetyltransferase — MAGRPLPMAAAPTLPQGLSLTHYQDAEVASQFSMLARLGADVLTQFDPDVLSKRFRRYSGWALHLVATQDAKPVAFKLGHAEGESAFYSWLGGVAPDWRGHGLAAALMQAQHEWARAQGYRKVTTRTRKDNARMAQINLAAGFVETGLLTKDDGRVMRCFVKSLV; from the coding sequence ATGGCTGGGCGGCCGTTGCCAATGGCTGCTGCGCCGACCCTGCCTCAAGGTCTTTCCCTTACGCATTACCAAGACGCTGAGGTTGCTTCGCAGTTTTCTATGCTGGCGCGCTTGGGCGCGGATGTGCTCACCCAATTTGATCCTGATGTGCTGTCGAAACGCTTTCGGCGCTATTCCGGCTGGGCGCTGCATCTGGTCGCAACGCAAGACGCAAAGCCGGTGGCGTTCAAGCTCGGCCATGCCGAGGGGGAAAGCGCGTTTTACAGCTGGCTTGGCGGCGTCGCGCCCGATTGGCGCGGCCACGGTCTGGCGGCGGCGCTGATGCAGGCACAGCACGAATGGGCGAGAGCACAAGGCTATCGCAAAGTCACCACCCGCACCCGCAAAGACAATGCCCGCATGGCCCAGATCAACCTGGCCGCCGGCTTTGTCGAAACCGGTTTGCTGACAAAAGACGATGGCCGGGTGATGCGCTGTTTTGTGAAATCACTGGTTTAA
- a CDS encoding TIGR01244 family sulfur transferase, with amino-acid sequence MSSLRAIAPTMLLLLAIACSAEQQSDDAAIPSPKPETASMFRTLTPEMLVSPQISTADVAAAKEQGVTLIVNNRPDGESPDQPAGAEIQAAAEAAGITYVEIPVGHAGFSAPQIEALNAALAENADGKTLAYCRSGTRSTFLWSLAQAQQGTPPEELRRLAGNAGYDISPLTPMLDALSGKASE; translated from the coding sequence ATGAGTTCTCTACGCGCCATTGCCCCGACCATGCTGCTTCTGCTTGCAATTGCCTGCAGTGCTGAGCAACAGAGCGATGACGCTGCCATTCCTTCCCCCAAACCGGAGACTGCTTCCATGTTCCGCACCCTGACGCCCGAAATGCTGGTTTCACCGCAAATCAGCACCGCCGATGTCGCTGCCGCCAAAGAACAGGGTGTGACCCTGATCGTCAATAACCGCCCCGATGGTGAATCACCGGATCAGCCCGCAGGCGCTGAGATACAGGCCGCAGCTGAAGCAGCGGGTATCACCTATGTCGAAATCCCGGTAGGCCATGCCGGCTTTTCTGCACCACAGATCGAGGCGCTGAATGCCGCTCTGGCGGAAAATGCAGATGGCAAGACGCTGGCCTATTGCCGCTCCGGCACGCGCTCGACTTTTCTCTGGTCGCTAGCTCAGGCACAACAGGGCACTCCGCCCGAAGAACTGCGCCGCCTCGCAGGCAATGCCGGCTATGATATCAGCCCACTGACCCCAATGCTCGACGCGCTGTCGGGCAAGGCGAGTGAGTGA